The Brassica napus cultivar Da-Ae unplaced genomic scaffold, Da-Ae ScsIHWf_363;HRSCAF=573, whole genome shotgun sequence genome segment CTTCCAATTACATAAGGCACTTAAAGGTAAGGCATTTCTGCCTTTGTATTCTTGTACCGACACCGTGTGTGCACTGATTGCATATAACATACATGGATTTTTGCAGTTAAAACGAGAGATAACATGCGTTGGATTAATTAATAAACTCAGTACTATAGGAATTTGatctaaatttatatattataaaactgaTCTATGCATCTTATTTATCATTAGCCATGAGGAATTATTGTAGTCGAAAACTTATAATAATGGAAtaggatatatttttaaaaaccatgCCACAAATAGAAGCGTTTTCACAATAACGTGAGAATAGGCATGTAACATGCGATTTCATTCATATCTTCCCAACttttattactaataaaatTTGATGAACAATCTCCGCTATTATCTACATCTTGAACAtcgaaactataaaaaaaaaaaactaaaaatattggATTCACTATAGGAATAAACCACTAGTCTTTCCAACAAAATACGTACGAAGAATAACTTTCATATAAAGTGTTTGCACTTGTTGAGAATCAGACTCGTGTATATGATTGTAGGTTGTCCTCTTGGTTTTTCATCACGAGGGGTATGCAAGAATCATATTTCTTGTGAGACAAGGCGAGTCTCTCCAAACTCTAGCGTGCAACTTAAGCAACTCCTTTGCCTTCTCTTTAGTCTTGCTTCCACAGCTAACCTGAAGCACAAGACACAACTTCGCTACAACCCCCAACTGTAACATCTCGTTTAGCAAAGCCGGCGTTGCACAGAACCTCCCAACCGAAAACAAAACCCTAACAGCTCTATCGCTTGCTGTCTGAGAAACCCTAAGTATCTTCTTGCACACCACTGCTATAGCTGCTCCGTGGTTCAAGAACTCTGCTCTTCCTTCCGCACACTGACACAATAGATCAAGAACCACCATGGCCATCTCTGGACCTCTCCTATCTGATGAGAAACTCTCGTCCATGAGAAGCTCTATTATCATAGAGATCACTCCAGCTTCCACGGCCTTGTGTCTGTTCCTTCCCCATGGACATACGTTCACCAATATATGCAACGCAGATTTTGTCGCCTTGTGAGAGATCCGGTCGTCCAAGATCTGCACGACCTCGGTGAAAATCGCTGGCTTCAAAGTCATGATCTGCATTGGATCCGCTACTTCAAGAATGTTTTTTAGAAGCAAAGTCGCATAGGCTCTTGACTCGTATATCCCTCGGTTCATGATTTTCGTCAACGAGTTTACAATATCGTTACCTTTCTTGTTGTTTAAAAGATTCTTGAGACATGTCTCTGAAGTGTCAAGATGGTAGAGTAAGCTGAGGGCTTCGTCGGTCAAACTCATCGAAGAGCCTTTATTGCTTACGATGGTGGCCAAGAACTCAGGTACTCCTGCCGCCTCCAAACAACGCTTGTTGCTAGCGTTCTCGGAAACGATATGACGAAGTCTTTTGAGACACTTGGCTAGGTTTTGATGAGAAGAGGCTGAATCTTTTAAGAGCTTTTCGATCTCAGATTTAGAGATAGGAGGTCTTGGCGTGGGGATCCTCTCTACGCCGTGGGATGCGTTTAAAGTGCACCAAGATTGGATCAGACGGCGAAGAGTGTGGTTCGGGGTGAGATCTGCGTCGGTTATGTCTTGTTTGGTGACCGGACACGAGTTCTTTTTTGCTGAAAAGAGCCATTTCTCGATGCTGTCTCTGTCGTAGGTTATTCCGGTAGAGACTATCACCGGATCTTTCATGATCTCTAGAGAGATGGGGCAAAGGAAGAACGGAGGAATCTCGATCTCTTCATCCATTGAGCGGTTACGAGTTTGACGAGAGCTTTAATTAGTTATATTGATCAAAGAAGGTAAGGAAACAAACACACTTGTATACTATATGTATCTTGCTACGAGCTGTGGTATTTGGATTTAGGGAGGATGTGAATTGAT includes the following:
- the LOC125603631 gene encoding E3 ubiquitin-protein ligase PUB23-like: MDEEIEIPPFFLCPISLEIMKDPVIVSTGITYDRDSIEKWLFSAKKNSCPVTKQDITDADLTPNHTLRRLIQSWCTLNASHGVERIPTPRPPISKSEIEKLLKDSASSHQNLAKCLKRLRHIVSENASNKRCLEAAGVPEFLATIVSNKGSSMSLTDEALSLLYHLDTSETCLKNLLNNKKGNDIVNSLTKIMNRGIYESRAYATLLLKNILEVADPMQIMTLKPAIFTEVVQILDDRISHKATKSALHILVNVCPWGRNRHKAVEAGVISMIIELLMDESFSSDRRGPEMAMVVLDLLCQCAEGRAEFLNHGAAIAVVCKKILRVSQTASDRAVRVLFSVGRFCATPALLNEMLQLGVVAKLCLVLQVSCGSKTKEKAKELLKLHARVWRDSPCLTRNMILAYPS